Genomic DNA from Salvia miltiorrhiza cultivar Shanhuang (shh) chromosome 1, IMPLAD_Smil_shh, whole genome shotgun sequence:
aataacattaaatttTTGTGTTGAATATCGATTTGTCTGCTATACTTTTTCAGTAATTTTAGTTTCATTGTTAGTGATATTGAATAAAACAAAGATAAGGTTAAAGCTCCAAATGGGTTTCATATCCTAAAAATATGAACATACTACTCTGCTCCATATGAAAAAAGAAATGTTTAAGAATCTAAATTTTCTACCTGGTAAAAATAAGTGCAACTCTTAAGAATCTAATTGCATAGATATGCTGTTATTTATGAAATATAGGCCAAGCAATGTTCAGATGGTGTCATTTGCCTGCAAGCATATATTTGTAATACTAGGATCTTGGGGTGGCTCTAATAAGGAATCTAGCCCCAAGTAACTATTTCCAGCTACAAATGAGGGAGCTTTGACACTTGTTCAAATTCTCTTACTTAACATGTTGTGTCCTTTTGTATCAGTGGCTCAGTGTGTCTCGCTTAGACAAGGCCAATGGTACTAAACTGTCAGTGCTCCGCTTGGAACCTCCCGGCGGAGCCTAAACCAAACCATGCTATGGACAATTTCCGGTTTTGTTCCGGTTCTGGTTTGGAAAGCTGTTCCCCcctttttttatgaatttatatgACTAGTAAATTGCAAAATGTATATTTGAGACTTTCAAGCTAAAAATAGATGAAAGGAAGTAACATGGAAAATAATCAATAACTTTGACATATAATCAAAATCAGAACTTTGGTATTCTGGTTTGAACTGTCACTGTTCTGCCAATGATAACTTGATCCTTGCCATTCATCTATATAACAATAAAAGAATCTCAAGcattaattctaaaataaaaaaatataaaagaatataTTAGAACAGTGTTGAAATGGAATCATGCCTTCTTAATACAGTGTTGGAATGTTGAGTGTTTTTTTTTCTACTTCTCTTCTTGTTAATTCATACTTACTCGCCACAAACTTTCTTATGCATTCAGGTGTTGAAACACCAGGTACTCATTGAAGAGCTAATGCAAGAAAATGATAAGCTTCGACAGATATTAGTTGATGAATTGAAAGTCGAACCTAGCAGGCTCCAATCTAGCGCCACAAGTAGGAGTAAGTCCTCATGTAACGAATGTTTTGAATGCCGTAGAAGACAAAGGAGAAGGTGAAAGGGACAAACCTCTTTCCAATTTTGTTGACCGGTTAGTTAGTTCCCACAAATATAAGCTGTGACTGGAAACTGGCTATGGCAGATCAAATTTTGCATGATCACTAAGGACAACGTGAAACGGAGAGTCAACTTCTTCAAGGTAATTCTTCCTTTTAAACAAAGAATTAATATGTGCAAATCCACCATGGTGCAGGCTCATCAAGTTAGGCTCCTTTTATCTTCAAGATGCCTATTCTTTTCTAGTGCATTCACAGAATTAATCTTTAGGTGCAATTGTTGCTCTCCATTgcttaattattctttttttcgaTTAATTTCGTGCGTACATTTGTAAATGTACCATAGTACATTTGCTTAATGTTAATGAGTTCTTGGTGAATAGAACATTCCTGACATCATAGTTGAATCTCTGAAGAAAGGAAAAATCCCAGAATCAAGTCGTTGATATGTGCTACGTACTACTGTGCTTGTTTCATTCTTTGACATTAGGATGGAAATTAGTATGGGTGATGAATTGTGATTACTGAAAATGAGCTTGATGCGAACACATTTGGATGTTTAGTTCGGAAAAAGTATCAGATATATATTTGAAAGATATTTTCTTGCTTCTTGCTGTAGTCATCTTACTAATATTTTCCTGTTGTGGTGAGTGGAAGATAAAATATCTTGTTAATGTTATTGTGCCGTGGTTATTGAGATTGTAGTAGGGTTTTATATGATTCAAATATTTTAGTGAGTGCTTTCCATTCTAGAATAACTTTTAACACAAATATATGTGTAGGATgagataaaaatattttcacattaTATATGGGTTTTCTACTAAAATGAAGATAGAATCCAATTAGGCCAATCATCTTGGGACAATTCTATATAACCTTATCGAAAATGTATTTTCTTTGTATTTGTAACTTGATAGGTGGATGTGCTTTGTAATTTTATATCTATAATAACACCAAACATATTCTTATACATTTTTCTCCTTGTCTTTTTGGTAGGGATAGCATATTTTCTTATGTAATTAAAAACAAGAAGatgaatatataaattatctttATTAATCACTTGTCAGTTGCCAAGTTAAAATTTTCagcaattaaaatttatattcccTCGGTCCTGCGAAATTTGAGCAACTTCTTTTCAGCACGAATTTTAAggagttagtattttgtgtgttataAGTACAAATTATGTTTGTAATACTTTTAAGTTCAAATAAAAGAATTATCATAAAAAATTTAgactttaatttttaaaataacccttaaatttaattagaataGAGGATATAGTACAAGTTTTTGGCTATGTTATAAGTATGTGTGTGTGAGTAGACATCACCACCACTATCATTCATTGTAGCTTTGTACCCACGAATCCTCTCATCTCTCACACAAGTGCGTTGCGGATGGCCCAACCTCTTTCCTTCTTTTCCATTCATGTCATTCAACATTGCTTCGCCACGAGTTCAaaagtttaaaattttaaaataaaaatttgtgaCTTTATAAATTGTATAATTTCCTATAAATACACTCATCGTAGTGCCATCTATATataaatgcgattttattaaaaaaggaaagaaagaaaaaaacctaaaaagaacccttgaaagcacaaaaggagcagactaagggccagacctcattaaaacctttttacggaaaacccagagggaaaaaccgtaaaaaggaaaaagagtacccgtctagaaaaaaggagagagagcggaagagaaagttttcagaactccggcctaaccatcgtttCCAAACAGTCCCGGCTCTCCCCCGAAAAACAAACGAAAACACAGTGGTAAAAGGCCGGTGAAACGCCGTCGCCAAAATACCAAAACAGGGaaagctacacggccggttagactCCGTCGCCGTTAGCATAAACCAAAAAACCAAATCCAACAAAGGAAAACTacccggccggttatacgccgtcgccatgagttttccaaaattatgaacAGAAAAAACTcggccggttatatgccgtcgccgGTTTAATCCAAACATCAATCCAACGAAACCAATCACAGCTGCAAGCTccggccggtgagacgccgtcgccgggAGCAAGACATTTCTGTTGAGCACCTCGGCACAAGCAACCGAGTTCGCTGCAACCCGAGCCAGAGCAGCCCAGATATGTTTGATCAGATGCAGCCAGCCGAGCCCACCAGCTGCTCGACGAAAACCATGAGCGAAATCAGTCCAGCTAACCCAACCGCTGCTGTAATCTCCGGCCGGTGAGACACCGTCGCTCATCGTAGTGCCATCTAAATTAACCTACATAATAAAATCTATACAAATTATATACATACCCTTCACTTTAATTGTACTTATAAGTAGTAGAGGGATAATCCAAACTAAAATACATAACACTTATATAATGGAAGAGGGAAGGAGTGTTAAATATTCTAATTGTGATGTTTTTGCAGTTTGAACTTTGAGCAAGTAGGAACAGATGCAAATAAGAGTTCTCTTTTATGGAATAGGCTCAAAAAGATACtactatttaatattttttcattcttttcacATGTTTATAAGATGAatgttttttttcaaaaaaagaaaataggacAATTGTTTTCCTCCTCATTTTCACTtaaattcatgataatattattatggggATATTGGTATGATAATATTTTTCCATCTAAATTGTAGAAAAAAAGGTGGGATATACGTTTTTTTCAACCCTAGATAATATGGGATAAAAAAGGTGGGGActaatatcataaaattttccCATATTATCTTATTcgcaacaacaacaaaaaaatccACCTTAAGTGTatatatggatatatatatatatatagatgataaTATAATTACTAGAGCtgcaataaaatatgaaaacccTAATGATTCAAACTATATATCAACATGATCTACAACTTAATTACCGCGAACATGGTAGAGAAAATGGGGTAAATCTACAACTTACCCACAATTTAAATATCAGAAAAAGCAATGAACATCGTCTATCAATTAGAACCGATACATAACGAAActtgataaattaaataacacacacacacacacacacacacacacatatatatatatatatatatatatatatatgtatttggaCTAACATAATATAAGTTATCAAGCAAGAAATGCAACTCCCCCAAAGAAAGTCAAGATGGCCATGCTAAACATGGTCGAAGACGGAGACGGCGGGGGCGGCAGCGGAGCTGGTGCGGGAGAGGAGCCGGGAGCCATAGGAGGCGCAGGAGGGGATGATGGCATTTCCGGTGCAGCTGCAGGAGGTGAAGATGGCGCCATTATCGGTTGCAGGTGATGGAGATGGCGGCAGCAAGGGAGAAGGCGTTGGTGGTTGAGCAGCTGAAAGAGCAACAAATGTAGGTATGAAGAAGATAGAAGTGGAGAGAGCCATGTTGCTCATATTCTATAAAGAAGAACCAATATGGTTTGGAATTGAAGAGATCATAGCTGTATAGAAGAGAGGGTACGTGCTGCTGGGGAAAATTATGTTGTCTACAAATAATCCACGGCTGAAGAGTATTGAAGGTTGTTAGTTAGCTAGCATGCGTGTGTTGGCTTGAAAACACAATAGTCGTTAAATAAGAAAGGCGTAGGTTTGTAAATCCTAGTATGAGTTGTTGAAGTTCTGATTAATGCACTTTGACGCAATAACATAAGGGCTCTTCAAAGTAACGAATGACCTCACAACTTCTCATTAAACTACTCTGACCTGCTAAGTGTCATTTTCTGTTTTCTTACTAATTATCACTTGCAGCTTAAATGATATTTATCACGATTTGTGTGCATGTATTGTCCTAACGATAAGTGATTGACGTCCAAAGACTAAGATCCTGAGTTCTAAACTTCTAATCCATCGTCTtgaagtctttaaattttttttatttacttatgtaatttattaaaaaagaaaaagaagatttgGACCTTCCAACCTCACTGCACAAACTGGGTGCACGAGGCTGACAAAGATACTCTCTCATAAAAAGACCAAATGTTGGAGGCCCATACTTTCCACACATAATAACGTTGATCGATACACGAAAttctaataaatttaatatagccAACATCGTatgtaaatacataaataaaaacaacCTCAGGTATTAGTTGGACTaccaaattaaattatactTCAATTTTAACGAATGTGAATTACCAGAGACACCATAAAATGATCCCCCGCATAAAAGAAATTGCACGAGAGTTTTCACTAGCAATGCATTGAAGAAAAAGGACAAAATCTTTAGTcgcataaaacaaaaaaaaaaacaaaaaagagagCCTACAAAACTACATTGACAAGAATTTGAGGCAAACCCTTTCTTCCATCAGCGGCAAAATGAGATGGAAGAATATCAGCAGAAGTAGTCCAAGCTGATGAGGCCTTCTCGTAACATGACACTATATATAATAAGCATACACAACTATTTCATAAGTTACTACTTTCTAGAGCGTTGAATTATACTACTTTTTGTTTCATGCAACCTACCAGGTAACGTGTAAAACCAACTCTTTTCTCAGTTCTCTCTTCGTATCAAGATGTCGATGCTGATGCTCAACGCCTTTGATCAGACAAAAGGGGCCGAGATGCTTCACCTGCAGTAGcaaaaaacaatattaatttcTGAATATATAGACACATGTAGCAGCAACTCCACAAAAATTTTGAACTGACATGACTCTTCTTCAATAGTAAGAAAGCCAGAATTCTGTAACATGCAAATGAACTTTCCAAGGCCCATCCTAGTGGCATACAGACATGTGCCATGATTTCCAAGAGTCAGAAATGAGAAACTATAAGCAGGGAGATGGCAAAGAAGCCCAAGATCACCATACTCTCTTCCAATTATATGAATACATATGTAATTCATTTCTCTTAGCATTATCTATTAATATATTGCACCATCTTGAGGTTCACACTACTCCAGAATATGAACCAAAATAGTGCATCAAGCAACTGccaatgaaattaaaataagattgATGAAAAATGGAACCCAGGTTAGAAAAACTGGTTTAAACAGAGTGAACactaattaaattgaatacGAAAATGGCTTGCCTACAATACTGAGAATGCCTAACTTTAGCTTGTAACTTTTTAGACTTgaatgttttcctttttggccTCTGGCATTGAAGATGATTTCAATTTTGATGGAGAAAGTTGGAAATAATATCAGACAGGAAACAAGAGAGGATGATAACTGGAAAATGCAACAGTTGTAAAATTATATGCAACTGATTCGGTAGATGCCATTGCTAGTTCTTCAGCACAAGGCACTCAAGTTAATCTGAGGTGAAAGATGAATGGTCACACTATAAGTTGATGGGTGTTTGTCAGAAGTTAGGCTATACAAATTATTCATGAAGGGCTAGACTAATTATTCATGAGGTATATAGGATTATTGACTTTCAGATTGGCCAGAATCCAAAATTACCTATCCCGGGTTCAATACTAAGGGACGACCTGAACCTCCATAACCATATAGCTAAGAATCATAGGAAAATCTTTAGTATCCAAGGAAAATACCATACAACTTTGTGATGCTTTTTCTATAAGAATGATGCATTCCTTGTATCATTAAAAGTGTTACAATTGGGTTAACATGTCTATGGCAGACTAGGAAACTCCTGACATCTGAGACATGAAAGGATCTTGGTGGCATGTTGCTTATCTAAACATTTAACTACCAAGTTGAGCACTCCAATTACAATCTTCATGTTCAATTTGAAGGGAAGAGTTGCTATCAAGAATTGATCTCTCATTACCTACTATGTAAATTCATATCTAAGACTAATAGTCAATTTGTGGTGATTTTCCCCCTTTCTTCTCTGCATGCGCAACTCACATATAAATAAGCAATTGAGAAAATGCAAAATTGAGAAAGAACTATCATGGTTTTACCATTTAGGTGTAAAGGCACTCTCTTCTCTTCTTATCTCTTCAGTTCTCTAACACACAGCCAAAGTAAAACAAAACTGTAACTTTGGCATCCTATCAGATGCAAGAAATAGCAGAAATGGTTTTGTACCAAAAATATATCCTTTGGCCCATTCAAAAAAATGTGCATATCAGTTTGTCTTAGCATGGTACATAACCAAAAGGAAGTTCCATTTTGACTTTGAATTACACGATAGATTGCACATTGAGCGACAACAGCAGGGAATCCAATGTCCCATTCCTAAAGAAACTTCTAGACCTGAGTGCCTGTACTGCTAATTTGTATAGTAGTATGGTATAGATTACCCGAACTAATGACTTTCGAATTGTACACAACAGCAGGAAATCCAATGTCACATTCCTAAAGAACCCTCTAGATGAGAGTGTCTGTACTGCTAATTTGTTTATAGTTGTATGGTATAGATTACCCCAACTAATGACTTTCAAATTGTACACATAAAACGGAAATTATGTACATAACATAAAAAATACTGCATGCAGTATTTCTTTCCTTCCAAAGTCAAATGTCATAGGAGCGAATTTCGCTAGAGGAAAGTATTACCTGAATTATCATTTTGTTCAGAGGACAACTGTCTGGAGAATTTCTCTTTAATTTCCGCAATTACCAAGTGAGTAAGAAGCAGACCAGCAGCAAAAGCACCAAGTATAAGCATATAGAAAACTGCATCCCAACTCTGTGAAGAAAGAAATCCAGTGAGAAGAGGACCTAAGGCAGCACCAATAGATCCAGTACCATCAATTATTGCTGTAACTGTTGCCAATGCTCGAGAATCGCCTTTTAAAGAACTGTGAGTGCCAAGATCAGCAGAGACTGCAGTTGTAATAAGTGCATAAGGTCCATTTACAAGTAAACCAGCTATCATCATAAGAGCAACGTTGCTGGCTTTTGAAATACTTCCATATCTACGGTAAAGAAGCATAGCAGGTATTGCAGTGTACATGAAGCTAGCAGCAGTAGTAGCCCGAGCTCTAAGCTTGTCGGATATATAACCAGCTAAAATTCCACCAATTATTCCTCCGACATCAAATAAAGTAGAAAGATTTCCTGCAGACTTCACTGACATAAACTGTCCCTCAACAGCTGTAACAATGTAACCAGATGAGAATGGTAAAATGCAGTCAACTTAAGGCTACTGCCAGAATACAAAATGAACATATCTGATATCACATAGATGATAGATGCACAAAGGTTTCATTAATGTAAAAGAATCAGTAGTGCAGACTAAAAAACTACTCAGAGACAATTTAAGGAGAGCTACCATCTATTGAATCCATGCATTAATAGAAGGCTAAAAGGCATCTTCTGATAGTTCAATTGCACCTTAAGACCATTATAAACTGCTCAAAGTGTGTAGCATTGCTAACCATTACTTCGGTCAACTGATCTATCACACACATATTTTCATCCTCTTTGTAAGCATATGTTTTAACTTCTAAGTTTCAGTTGCTACGTCATTtagttttttttactatttcagTTTTTGTTCGTTGGCTTTCTATTTTGTTCTTATAGCTTAGGGACAAGTTAAGGTTTTGTCCTACTTGCTAAAGGATCTTAATAGTTTGTCTCCTTCTCTTGTATATATCCTAGGCATGCCCACAGTATTTTGTACATCTTTGATAAGTGATTCACTTTTACATATTAAAAAATGTTTTGTAACCTAAGCAGTGTAGACAGGATTAACATTTCTAGATTGAGATATAACCACTTCACTTGTCGTCAGCTGATCCATATGTTGCATGGATGTTTTGCTTACATACAACTAAGAAAAGGAAGGTATATTATGAAGGAAACATTCCCAAAGATCAATCAGTATAGCATgcttgaaaacaaaaaaaaaaactcctaGCATATGCCATCTGTGCTAAGGAATAGAAGGTAGAGCATGCACGAAAGAAGTTGAAATAGAATGTGGAAAAGCTGAATATCAATGGAAAATTATATGCACGTGAGGGGGAGCAAAACACTAAAAACCTCTTCCTTAATTTCTACAATAGACCTCAACATGGAATTCATAATTTTCGTCTTCCTAAAGAGTTTTTAAAATCTTTAACCAAGTTGAGGCACTACAAGAAACAAGCAGGCTCCAATTCTGAAGGAGACACGAGTCTCCTGTGTTCAACTAATCCCTTAATAAGCTAGAACCAACTGTTCCAATTTTCAATGTTCCAATTTTCAAAAACAGAAACTTGAAATGGGTGTTGCCTTTCAAACCCTTCTATTTGCAGACATAAACTatactagggatggcaacgagGCGGGTCGGGGCCAGGTATTGCATTCCCAAACCCATACCCGACCGCGTacccatttttttcttcttgatCATGTAATGCACAATAATGCCGATTAGTTGGTTTGAGATTTTGTCAGATTTGTGGTGCGTGATGTTTGTAGAGTTTGGCTGGACTGGCATGTGCCAACAGCCCAATACTAGCAAAGAAAATACCATTTCTTGTTTCAGTCATGTACAAAAGGGTCGTAcacaaatcaaataatttttgctcaatttgatattcgattcgaaatgtTGATATTTGTATTTGAGATTAttctttttgaatttgaatacaAATTACTCAGCATTGCGACCAAGGCTACACCTGCAGAGGCTCAAAATCGAAATTGGTATGTTCCAATATCGGCCCCAACCTGACTAGTTTGGGCACAATCACGTTATCCCGAAGAGAACACACCGTCGGGTTGTCGATCTGCAACAGAGCGCCCACAAGATTGGCGCGGACACTCAACGGAAATATCCGCGGCCACCTCTCCTCTCCATACGATCTAAACGCTTCTTCCACGCTCATGCTTCCGACTTTTATTGCCTCCCCCAACTTGTTGGCCAGCACCACTGCATCCTCCAGCGCGCAGCAAGCGCCTTGCCCGAGATTTGGCGTCATTGGATGCCACGCATCGCCAACAAGAACCACCTTTCCCGCTGAGGCCGGGGGCGTGATGCCCGGCCACAGCCAACGGTCTACCAGAGGGGTTCGTATAATTGTATCATCCGGTGTAGATTCGATGATGCTCAGGAGCTCCGATGGCCACTCTTTCACCAGATTCTCGGCTTCCTTCCTCAATATGGACGGATCAGTAATCTTGGGACCTGAAATGAGAAATGAACGAATAATTTTAAAGATCGTGTGGAGGTAGATTTGGACCTAAAACCCTTGTCTCAAACATTAATCACTCTATCACTAGGTCAACACACACATAAAAAGTGGCCATGTCTTTCTACATACCCGGAAACGGGCTGTTGAAGCAGATGAACCAATAGACCTTAGTCGGGGAAACAGGGACGTATCCAGCACGAACGCCTCTCCCGTAGACATAGGTCACTCTCGGCTCAAACGGTTGCCCATCGGGGTAGACTCCAAGGCCGCGGAAAGCACAATGCCCGACGTATCTAGGGTCGGGAAAGCCCATCCACTTTGCCACCGGAGACCGTATCCCATCACAGGCTATAACAATCTAACTACTCAAAGTTGGCACTCATTAAAAAGTTGAACAAGAAACACCTAATTTTTGCTCATGATGAAGTTGCATAGGAGATCAAAACTACCTTAGCAGATATCAGAGAATCGTCCTCGAGCGTGAGGAGGGTGTCGCCGTCGTTGCGACTCGTTTCGACGCGCTTAAGCTTTGAGGAGAAAGAAATGGCAGCGGAGGGCAGCCGGCTTGCGAGGGTCTCCAACAGAGTTCTCCTTTCTACAGCACGTACCTCTTGGCTGCTTCCATTTTTAGAGTCATCAAATTcgaacatctaaattctcaacATCAACAAGAGGGATTTGTTTACCTTTGGTCCTCATCTTTGAATCTGAAGGAGCGTAGCTCCCTGCCACCCTCCGATTTCACCACCATCCTGCACACACCCTTCAATTTAGAGGGTATAAGCTTCTTAAAATAATCTGTAAGttgtttaaaattttatatgttcTTGTGTCTGATCATAAACAATTTCTAAAATAGCTTAGCCAAATACCCTGATTTAtcaaatgaagaagaagaaggtgatTAGTAAATTCAACACAGACCCTTCAATTTCGAGGAATTGGGAGCGTAGCTCAGCTCCCACTCCAATGGCATCAAATACTTTCCATCCATTCTTGAAAAATGTGAGCGAAGTGCCGCCGATTCTCAGCGACTCACCTTGCTCAACCACCACTGACCCAATTCCCACTctgttcaaaataaaatttcttagtCGTAAATTAACTGTATTATTGTTTCCGAACCAAATGAACAAACAGATATACATGGGTGAGAAACGAagtgcaattcaattaataaaacgCGTTTTCTCTGGcgctaaaagaaagaaaaaaatagatgGTGAGAAACCTTTGAAGAGCAACGGCAGTGGCGAGGCCAGAAATTCCGGCTCCGACGATCACTATCTCTTCCTTCCTGACAGCAGTTGCCGCCACCGTGGATCGCCGGCGTGAAGGAAGCGTGAGGGGCCATTTTGGAGGCGTTAATAGGCTTGCCATGATGGGTTTGAAATGGATGAGCGTTGTTGTGATAATTATAAACATAATTTGTGGAAGCAAGCGAGTGGCCGACCTTCAACCAGTTGGTTTCTTCCCACACCATACATACAAACTACTCAACCGCTTCTTTCAAGAGTCAGCGTTGACATAAACTGTATATCAACACCAccaagtagggatgtcaatcaggCTTTTCAATTTAGCATAatcgatttttttatatttcggactaaaatattttaaatttttcttcccccatctctcatctcttcttgtaattgttcattttttttttattttttttaatttacgcGCGTCTCCCACACGCGACCATCTTTTCTCTCCTTCGCCCCGGGTCTTTGCTAAGACACCGCCTCACATCAGGGCGGGTCTCCAGTGCGGCCACCCTCCCAGCGCCTCGGATCGACGCTCCCTTCGACCCGACgactggagatgctctaagtGACTGACGTCCAAAGACTAAGATCCTGAGTTCTA
This window encodes:
- the LOC131024571 gene encoding putative glycerol-3-phosphate transporter 4: MSVKSAGNLSTLFDVGGIIGGILAGYISDKLRARATTAASFMYTAIPAMLLYRRYGSISKASNVALMMIAGLLVNGPYALITTAVSADLGTHSSLKGDSRALATVTAIIDGTGSIGAALGPLLTGFLSSQSWDAVFYMLILGAFAAGLLLTHLVIAEIKEKFSRQLSSEQNDNSGEASRPLLSDQRR
- the LOC131024586 gene encoding monooxygenase 2 isoform X1; protein product: MFIIITTTLIHFKPIMASLLTPPKWPLTLPSRRRSTVAATAVRKEEIVIVGAGISGLATAVALQRVGIGSVVVEQGESLRIGGTSLTFFKNGWKVFDAIGVGAELRSQFLEIEGMVVKSEGGRELRSFRFKDEDQSQEVRAVERRTLLETLASRLPSAAISFSSKLKRVETSRNDGDTLLTLEDDSLISAKIVIACDGIRSPVAKWMGFPDPRYVGHCAFRGLGVYPDGQPFEPRVTYVYGRGVRAGYVPVSPTKVYWFICFNSPFPGPKITDPSILRKEAENLVKEWPSELLSIIESTPDDTIIRTPLVDRWLWPGITPPASAGKVVLVGDAWHPMTPNLGQGACCALEDAVVLANKLGEAIKVGSMSVEEAFRSYGEERWPRIFPLSVRANLVGALLQIDNPTVCSLRDNVIVPKLVRLGPILEHTNFDFEPLQV
- the LOC131024586 gene encoding monooxygenase 2 isoform X2 produces the protein MVVKSEGGRELRSFRFKDEDQSQEVRAVERRTLLETLASRLPSAAISFSSKLKRVETSRNDGDTLLTLEDDSLISAKIVIACDGIRSPVAKWMGFPDPRYVGHCAFRGLGVYPDGQPFEPRVTYVYGRGVRAGYVPVSPTKVYWFICFNSPFPGPKITDPSILRKEAENLVKEWPSELLSIIESTPDDTIIRTPLVDRWLWPGITPPASAGKVVLVGDAWHPMTPNLGQGACCALEDAVVLANKLGEAIKVGSMSVEEAFRSYGEERWPRIFPLSVRANLVGALLQIDNPTVCSLRDNVIVPKLVRLGPILEHTNFDFEPLQV